The following proteins are encoded in a genomic region of Aptenodytes patagonicus chromosome 13, bAptPat1.pri.cur, whole genome shotgun sequence:
- the ELFN1 gene encoding protein ELFN1 yields the protein MAGRRWAATSALCVCVAAVSLLHTSGVRADCWLIEGDKGFVWLAICSQNQPPYESIPQQINSTIVDLRLNDNKIKSVQYASLSRFGNLTYLNLTKNEISYIEDGAFSGQFNLQVLQLGYNRLRNLTEGILRGLGKLEYLYLQANLIESVTPNAFWECPNIVNIDLSMNRIQRLDSNTFRGLNKLSVCELYSNPFYCSCELLGFLQWLEAFTNMTRTYDRMQCDSPPDYTGYYLLGQGRTGYRNALSMLSSLCTGGSYTVIPRFIPPRYQMTTAPSESPCSEEECSSGDGTTPQFSLFTPIGETEVRPNIQVKHLNHNSAVLTVQIPYPFSKMYILSQFENGFSSMITKLRKKEENITVSNLVAQRDYTYCVVSVHQYSKYNHTCVTITPTRPNRKEPVPTPSTATHYIMTILGCLFGMVIVLGVVYYCLRKRRQQEEKHKKAAGSMKKTIIELKYGPEMETTSITQLSQGQMLGGETVTRIPYLPSAGEVEQYKLIDSSETPKATKGNYMEVRTGEQPERRDCELSLPPDTQSSVAEISTIAKEVDKVNQIINNCIDALKSESTSFQGVKSGAVSTVEPQLVLLSEQIPSKHGFLSPVYKESYNHPLQRHHSMEAAPKRSSTSSSGSIRSPRSYRSEGSGHKSEAKYIEKTSPTTDTILTVTPAAAILRAEAEKIRQYSEHRHSYPGSHQGEQHDSMVGRKPSILEPLTRPRPRDLAYSQLSPQYHNLSYTSSPEYTCKPSHSIWERFKLNRKRHKDEEEYMAAGHALRKKVQFAKDEDLHDILDYWKGVSAQQKS from the coding sequence ATGGCAGGTCGCCGGTGGGCCGCGACGTCAGCCCTCTGCGTGTGCGTAGCCGCCGTCTCTCTCCTGCACACCAGTGGGGTGCGGGCAGACTGCTGGCTCATTGAGGGGGACAAGGGCTTCGTCTGGTTGGCCATctgcagccaaaaccagcccccCTACGAGTCCATCCCCCAGCAAATCAACAGCACCATTGTGGACTTGCGGCTGAACGACAACAAGATCAAGAGCGTGCAGTACGCCTCACTCAGCCGCTTTGGCAACCTGACATACCTCAACCTGACGAAGAACGAGATCTCCTACATCGAGGATGGTGCCTTTTCAGGACAGTTCAAcctccaggtgctgcagctgggtTACAACCGACTGAGGAACCTCACCGAGGGCATCCTCCGGGGCCTGGGGAAGCTGGAGTACCTCTATCTCCAGGCCAACCTCATCGAGTCCGTCACCCCCAATGCCTTCTGGGAGTGCCCCAACATAGTGAACATTGACCTGTCCATGAACAGGATCCAGAGACTCGACAGCAACACTTTTCGGGGCCTAAACAAGCTCTCTGTCTGTGAACTCTACAGTAACCCCTTCTACTGCTCCTGTGAGCTCCTCGGTTTCCTGCAATGGCTGGAGGCTTTCACCAACATGACACGCACGTATGACCGGATGCAGTGCGACTCCCCACCTGACTACACGGGCTACTACTTGTTAGGCCAAGGCCGGACTGGCTACCGCAATGCTCTGAGCATGCTCTCTTCCCTTTGCACCGGTGGCTCCTACACTGTGATCCCTCGTTTTATCCCTCCCAGGTACCAGATGACCACGGCGCCCTCTGAAAGCCCCTGCTCCGAGGAGGAGTGCTCCTCTGGTGATGGCACGACCCCGCAGTTCTCCCTCTTCACACCCATTGGCGAGACGGAGGTGCGCCCCAACATCCAGGTGAAGCACCTCAACCACAACTCGGCTGTCCTCACCGTGCAGATCCCCTACCCCTTCAGCAAGATGTACATTCTCTCCCAGTTTGAAAACGGCTTCTCCTCCATGATCACCAAGCTCAGGAAGAAGGAGGAGAACATCACCGTGAGCAACCTAGTAGCACAAAGAGATTACACCTACTGTGTAGTCTCTGTCCACCAATACTCCAAGTACAACCACACCTGCGTCACCATCACACCCACCAGACCCAACCGCAAGGAGCCAGTGCCCACCCCTTCTACTGCCACTCATTATATCATGACAATCTTGGGCTGTCTCTTTGGAATGGTGATTGTCCTGGGTGTTGTGTATTACTGCCTCCGGAAGAGGCGCCAGCAGGAGGAGAAGCACAAAAAGGCTGCCGGCAGCATGAAGAAGACCATCATCGAGCTGAAATATGGGCCAGAAATGGAGACCACCAGCATCACCCAGCTGTCCCAGGGACAGATGCTGGGCGGGGAGACAGTGACCCGCATCCCCTACCTGCCTTCTGCTGGCGAGGTTGAGCAGTACAAGCTGATTGACAGCAGTGAAACCCCCAAGGCCACCAAGGGCAACTACATGGAGGTGAGGACGGGTGAGCAGCCCGAGAGGCGAGACTGCGAGCTGTCCCTGCCGCCGGACACCCAGAGCTCTGTGGCTGAGATCTCCACCATTGCGAAGGAGGTGGACAAGGTGAACCAGATCATCAACAACTGCATCGATGCCTTGAAATCTGAGTCCACCTCCTTCCAAGGAGTGAAATCGGGGGCAGTCTCCACGGTGGAGCCTCAGCTGGTGCTCTTATCAGAGCAGATCCCCAGCAAGCACGGATTCCTCTCCCCTGTCTACAAGGAAAGCTACAACCACCCTCTCCAGCGACACCACAGCATGGAGGCGGCCCCCAAACGCTCCAGCACCTCTTCCAGTGGCTCCATACGGAGCCCCAGGTCCTACCGCTCTGAGGGATCGGGCCACAAATCAGAAGCCAAATACATCGAGAAGACATCCCCCACCACTGACACCATCCTCACTGTGACACCGGCTGCGGCCATCCTGCGGGCTGAGGCGGAGAAGATCCGTCAGTACAGTGAACACCGGCACTCGTACCCTGGCTCACACCAAGGGGAGCAGCACGACAGCATGGTGGGGCGAAAGCCCTCCATTCTGGAGCCTCTGACCCGTCCTCGCCCCAGAGACCTGGCCTATTCCCAGCTCTCGCCTCAATATCACAACCTGAGCTACACCTCCAGCCCAGAGTACACCTGCAAACCATCGCACAGCATCTGGGAGCGCTTCAAACTCAATCGCAAGCGGCACAAAGACGAGGAGGAGTATATGGCAGCCGGCCATGCCCTACGCAAAAAGGTCCAGTTTGCCAAAGACGAGGATCTTCACGACATCTTAGACTACTGGAAGGGCGTCTCTGCCCAGCAAAAGTCCTGA